The following are encoded in a window of Haloarcula halophila genomic DNA:
- a CDS encoding 4Fe-4S dicluster domain-containing protein — protein MPDVYNPQLGREQPYPYEHREEERDYHWGMVINTNRCINCNTCSFACKSTWTSGEGEEYMWWMNVETEPYGGYPMGWDMKLLPELDEDETIFEAADSGEQAKGYIAAKQEWEYPALGDDQVHGEYPTGETVESDLENDEYHDIWQFYLPRLCNHCKNPACLAGCPRQAIYKREEDGIVLLDQERCRGYRRCVKACPYHKPMYNPETGITEKPVGCYPRIEEGNVPRCVSSCIGKTRLHGNINRGPDAGHAGGKRSAADGRSPINYLVHSDEKVALPLYPQFGTQPQVFYMPPYHVPPEFLTQMFTPNTEQKRNDWPGSTYEESIRIVQERARDPSHHVLGILQLFGATTRLIETYTVKENKVKGWDQNGEKVVDMPIYEDIEVREGEQWTNQP, from the coding sequence ATGCCGGACGTGTACAACCCGCAACTCGGCCGGGAACAGCCCTATCCCTACGAACACCGCGAGGAGGAGCGGGACTACCACTGGGGGATGGTCATCAACACGAACCGGTGTATCAACTGCAACACCTGCTCGTTCGCCTGTAAGTCTACCTGGACCAGCGGCGAGGGCGAGGAGTACATGTGGTGGATGAACGTCGAGACCGAGCCCTACGGCGGCTACCCGATGGGCTGGGACATGAAACTACTCCCGGAACTCGACGAAGACGAGACGATCTTCGAGGCCGCCGACAGCGGCGAACAGGCCAAAGGGTACATCGCCGCCAAACAGGAGTGGGAGTACCCCGCGCTGGGTGACGATCAAGTCCACGGGGAGTACCCGACCGGCGAGACCGTCGAGTCCGACCTGGAGAACGACGAGTACCACGACATCTGGCAGTTCTACCTCCCGCGGCTCTGTAACCACTGTAAGAACCCGGCGTGTCTCGCGGGCTGTCCGCGCCAGGCCATCTACAAGCGCGAGGAGGACGGCATCGTCCTGCTCGACCAGGAGCGCTGTCGGGGCTACCGCCGGTGTGTCAAGGCCTGTCCGTACCACAAGCCGATGTACAATCCGGAGACGGGGATCACCGAGAAGCCGGTCGGCTGTTACCCCCGTATCGAGGAGGGGAACGTCCCCCGGTGTGTCTCCTCGTGTATCGGCAAGACCCGCCTCCACGGCAACATCAACCGCGGACCGGACGCCGGCCACGCCGGCGGGAAGCGCTCGGCGGCCGACGGTCGTTCGCCGATCAACTACCTGGTCCACTCCGACGAGAAGGTGGCGCTGCCGCTGTACCCGCAGTTCGGGACCCAGCCCCAGGTGTTCTACATGCCGCCGTATCACGTCCCGCCGGAGTTCCTGACCCAGATGTTCACCCCCAACACCGAACAGAAGCGCAACGACTGGCCGGGATCGACCTACGAGGAGTCGATCCGGATCGTCCAGGAACGGGCCAGAGACCCGAGCCACCACGTCCTGGGCATCCTCCAGTTGTTCGGCGCGACGACCCGGCTCATCGAGACCTACACCGTCAAGGAGAACAAAGTGAAGGGCTGGGACCAGAACGGCGAGAAGGTCGTCGACATGCCCATCTACGAGGACATCGAGGTCCGCGAGGGCGAACAGTGGACGAACCAGCCATGA